One genomic window of Corticium candelabrum chromosome 9, ooCorCand1.1, whole genome shotgun sequence includes the following:
- the LOC134184448 gene encoding beta-1,3-N-acetylglucosaminyltransferase manic fringe-like, which produces MRYFCKKSRFLFFLFLVLILLLGYTLYFDTTGKSKQASIGGDSSLLRSRKSQRSGHTVATVENHQAVKGHNTEKTQISSKANVGEVPVFITVKTGRTYHQTRIPLLLQTWFNYAANETYFVTDTEDEDISRQSGRHLIVSGCGDGHQRDALCCKMGREFELFYLFGKGKDWFCHVDDDNYLNVPSLVNLLSQFDPNKDVYVGKSSLGRTMSLHWEYKSIPAILTNASRSPFWFATGGAGFCISRHLSQRMQPYVQNGKLVQMCHFTGLPDDCTVGFLSECVLGVPMTPSRLLHSHLEIQRVPVDQLKNHVTFSYGVLGKQETLIPVDGPFSKTEDPTRFKSYHCLLNPQVEWCPR; this is translated from the exons ATGCGATATTTCTGCAAGAAGTCTCGCTTTCtttttttcttgtttctcGTATTGATACTACTGTTAGGTTATACGCTGTACTTTGACACAACTGGTAAATCGAAACAAGCATCCATTGGAGGTGACTCGTCGTTGCTGCGATCGCGAAAGAGCCAAAGATCAGGCCACACAGTTGCCACAGTCGAGAATCATCAGGCTGTCAAGGGGCACAACACTGAGAAGACCCAGATATCGAGTAAAGCTAATGTTGGGGAAGTTCCTGTTTTCATCACGGTGAAGACAGGACGTACGTATCATCAGACAAGAATCCCGCTGTTGCTGCAGACGTGGTTCAATTACGCCGCCAATgag ACATATTTTGTCACCGACACGGAAGACGAGGATATTTCGAGACAATCAG GTCGACATTTGATTGTGTCTGGGTGTGGAGATGGTCATCAGAG AGACGCTTTGTGCTGTAAAATGGGCAGGGAGTTTGAACTTTTTTATCTTTTCGGTAAAGGGAAAGA TTGGTTTTGTCATGTGGATGATGATAACTATTTAAACGTTCCAAGCCTTGTCAATCTACTCTCACAATTTGATCCAAATAAAGACGTGTATGTTGGAAAGTCGAGTCTGGGAAGAACGATGAGT TTGCATTGGGAATATAAATCAATACCGGCCATACTAACAAAT GCCAGTCGAAGTCCATTTTGGTTTGCAACCGGTGGAGCTGGTTTTTGTATAAGCCGTCACTTATCTCAGAGAATGCAGCCATACGTTCA AAATGGCAAGCTTGTGCAAATGTGCCATTTCACAGGACTGCCAGATGACTGCACAGTGGGCTTTTTGTCAG AATGTGTATTAGGGGTACCAATGACACCATCACGCCTACTGCACTCTCACTTGGAAATACAGCGAGTTCCTGTTGATCAGTTAAAAAATCAT GTGACATTTAGCTATGGTGTTTTGGGCAAACAGGAGACCCTCATTCCAGTAGACGGTCCATTCTCAAAAACTGAAGACCCGACAAG ATTCAAGTCGTATCACTGCTTACTAAATCCTCAAGTTGAATGGTGTCCACGCTAG